From a region of the Panicum virgatum strain AP13 chromosome 2K, P.virgatum_v5, whole genome shotgun sequence genome:
- the LOC120668748 gene encoding ABC transporter G family member 1-like isoform X1, whose translation MATSPLPRWAPTPSPSRPLWGPSSAAAASGSSSRLLSPFRAMLEALLRRRSAPTGEAPPPAPPAVDAEAAGAGVGGGIHAGFDGIITDRHPEDDGWREDIRRRDGGGVFITWEDVWVTAVDGRGRTAAILQGVSGSARPGEVLAIMGPSGCGKTTLLDTLAGRLHTNLRSKGDILINGRRQKLAFGTSAYVTQENVLMATLTVREAIYYSAQIQLPDTMPVAEKLARAGDTIQEMGLTGALDTRIGGREAKGISGGQRKRLSICLEILTRPRLLFLDEPTSGVDSAASYHVMSRIAGLAATEGMTIVAVVHQPCSEVFELFHGLCLLAAGQTIYFGPAANAAEFFTSNGYPCPPMRNPSDHFLRTINRDFELESEETRTVYKPSAADEAIETLVNAYKSSNTSENAKKEMHDINEMGGVMLRRNQATFLTKVLVLTRRSFVNMYRDVGYYWLRLGIYISISLCLGTIFYNFGYGYDSIRSRSSMLMFTGGLLTLMAIGGFPSFVEEMKVIFRRERLNGHYGVSEFVISNWLSATPYLILIAVVPGAIAYYLSGLKRRVDHFMYFTLVLCSCTMLVEGLMMIVAAIVPDFLMGVITGAGIQGIMMLNCGFFQTPSKLPKIVWKYPMFYISFQKYALQGFYKNEFLGLVLENNPGVGDKTITGEQVLSKLFETEMGHSKWVDFAVLCGMIVAYRLLFVIIIKVVDKLKPMFKGETFRCQA comes from the exons ATGGCGACCTCGCCGCTGCCACGGTGGGCGCCGACGCCCAGCCCGTCGCGGCCTCTGTGGGGTccttcgtccgccgccgccgccagcggcagcagcagccgcttGCTGTCCCCGTTCCGTGCCATGCTCGAAGCCTTATTACGTCGGCGTTCCGCTCCTAcgggggaggcgccgccgccggcgccaccggccGTGGACGCTGAAGCGGCCGGGGCTGGTGTCGGCGGTGGAATTCATGCTGGGTTTGATGGCATTATTACTGATCGTCATCCCGAGGACGACGGCTGGCGGGAGGACATCCGCcgtcgcgacggcggcggcgtgttcaTAACGTGGGAGGACGTGTGGGTGACGGCGGTCGACGGCAGGGGGAGGACCGCCGCCATCCTGCAGGGCGTCAGCGGCAGCGCGCGCCCCGGCGAGGTGCTGGCCATCATGGGCCCCTCTGGCTGCGGCAAGACTACACTGCTCGACACCTTGGCCG GGAGACTACACACGAACCTGAGGAGTAAAGGTGATATTCTCATCAATGGCCGGCGACAGAAGCTCGCCTTCGGAACCTCA GCTTATGTGACGCAAGAGAACGTGCTGATGGCCACCCTCACGGTGCGCGAGGCTATCTACTACTCGGCGCAGATCCAGCTGCCGGACACCATGCCGGTCGCCGAGAagctcgcccgcgccggcgacaCGATCCAGGAGATGGGGCTCACCGGCGCACTGGACACGCGCATCGGCGGGCGCGAGGCCAAGGGCATCAGTGGCGGGCAGAGGAAGCGCCTCAGCATCTGCCTCGAGATCCTCACGCGGCCGCGGCTGCTCTTCCTGGACGAGCCCACCAGCGGGGTCGACAGCGCCGCCTCGTACCATGTGATGAGCCGcatcgccggcctcgccgccacgGAGGGGATGACCATCGTCGCCGTCGTGCACCAGCCCTGCAGCGAGGTGTTCGAGCTCTTCCATGGCCTCtgcttgctcgccgccggccagacTATCTACTTTGGCCCGGCCGCCAACGCCGCTGAG TTCTTCACATCAAACGGCTACCCTTGCCCACCAATGAGAAATCCTTCAGATCATTTCTTGAGGACAATCAACAGAGACTTTGAATTG GAAAGTGAAGAAACAAGAACAGTATACAAGCCATCTGCAGCAGATGAAGCAATAGAAACTTTGGTAAATGCCTACAAATCCTCCAATACTTCAGAAAATGCCAAAAAGGAAATGCATGACATAAATGAAATG GGCGGAGTGATGCTCAGAAGAAACCAAGCCACTTTCCTTACCAAGGTGCTTGTACTCACTAGAAGATCGTTTGTGAACATGTACCGGGACGTTGGATATTACTGGTTGCGACTTGGCATCTATATTTCCATAAGTTTATGCCTTGGTACCATATTTTACAATTTTGGCTATGGATACGATTCTATTCGT TCTAGATCATCAATGCTAATGTTCACCGGTGGCCTTCTGACCTTGATGGCAATTGGAGGATTCCCTTCATTTGTGGAGGAAATGAAGGTA ATATTCAGGAGAGAGAGGCTAAATGGACACTATGGTGTTTCAGAGTTTGTGATCTCCAATTGGCTGTCAGCCACACCATATCTCATACTTATCGCTGTAGTACCTGGTGCAATAGCTTACTATCTGTCTGGTCTGAAGAGACGAGTAGACCATTTCATGTACTTTACGCTTGTGCTTTGTTCATGCACAATGCTTGTTGAAGGCCTTATGATGATCGTAGCTGCTATCGTGCCAGATTTTCTTATGGGCGTCATCACAGGTGCAGGGATACAAGGTATCATGATGCTCAACTGTGGATTCTTCCAAACACCTAGTAAGCTGCCAAAAATAGTATGGAAATACCCAATGTTCTACATTTCTTTCCAGAAGTATGCACTCCAAGGATTTTACAAGAATGAGTTCTTGGGTTTGGTGCTCGAAAATAACCCAGGAGTTGGAGATAAAACAATAACTGGTGAGCAAGTTCTCAGTAAATTATTTGAAACAGAAATGGGGCACTCAAAATGGGTGGACTTTGCAGTGTTATGTGGAATGATTGTAGCATACAGGCTGCTCTTTGTAATCATTATTAAGGTTGTGGACAAGCTAAAGCCCATGTTTAAGGGTGAAACATTTAGGTGCCAAGCTTAA
- the LOC120668748 gene encoding ABC transporter G family member 1-like isoform X2 — protein sequence MATSPLPRWAPTPSPSRPLWGPSSAAAASGSSSRLLSPFRAMLEALLRRRSAPTGEAPPPAPPAVDAEAAGAGVGGGIHAGFDGIITDRHPEDDGWREDIRRRDGGGVFITWEDVWVTAVDGRGRTAAILQGVSGSARPGEVLAIMGPSGCGKTTLLDTLAGRLHTNLRSKGDILINGRRQKLAFGTSAYVTQENVLMATLTVREAIYYSAQIQLPDTMPVAEKLARAGDTIQEMGLTGALDTRIGGREAKGISGGQRKRLSICLEILTRPRLLFLDEPTSGVDSAASYHVMSRIAGLAATEGMTIVAVVHQPCSEVFELFHGLCLLAAGQTIYFGPAANAAEFFTSNGYPCPPMRNPSDHFLRTINRDFELESEETRTVYKPSAADEAIETLVNAYKSSNTSENAKKEMHDINEMGGVMLRRNQATFLTKVLVLTRRSFVNMYRDVGYYWLRLGIYISISLCLGTIFYNFGYGYDSIRSRSSMLMFTGGLLTLMAIGGFPSFVEEMKIFRRERLNGHYGVSEFVISNWLSATPYLILIAVVPGAIAYYLSGLKRRVDHFMYFTLVLCSCTMLVEGLMMIVAAIVPDFLMGVITGAGIQGIMMLNCGFFQTPSKLPKIVWKYPMFYISFQKYALQGFYKNEFLGLVLENNPGVGDKTITGEQVLSKLFETEMGHSKWVDFAVLCGMIVAYRLLFVIIIKVVDKLKPMFKGETFRCQA from the exons ATGGCGACCTCGCCGCTGCCACGGTGGGCGCCGACGCCCAGCCCGTCGCGGCCTCTGTGGGGTccttcgtccgccgccgccgccagcggcagcagcagccgcttGCTGTCCCCGTTCCGTGCCATGCTCGAAGCCTTATTACGTCGGCGTTCCGCTCCTAcgggggaggcgccgccgccggcgccaccggccGTGGACGCTGAAGCGGCCGGGGCTGGTGTCGGCGGTGGAATTCATGCTGGGTTTGATGGCATTATTACTGATCGTCATCCCGAGGACGACGGCTGGCGGGAGGACATCCGCcgtcgcgacggcggcggcgtgttcaTAACGTGGGAGGACGTGTGGGTGACGGCGGTCGACGGCAGGGGGAGGACCGCCGCCATCCTGCAGGGCGTCAGCGGCAGCGCGCGCCCCGGCGAGGTGCTGGCCATCATGGGCCCCTCTGGCTGCGGCAAGACTACACTGCTCGACACCTTGGCCG GGAGACTACACACGAACCTGAGGAGTAAAGGTGATATTCTCATCAATGGCCGGCGACAGAAGCTCGCCTTCGGAACCTCA GCTTATGTGACGCAAGAGAACGTGCTGATGGCCACCCTCACGGTGCGCGAGGCTATCTACTACTCGGCGCAGATCCAGCTGCCGGACACCATGCCGGTCGCCGAGAagctcgcccgcgccggcgacaCGATCCAGGAGATGGGGCTCACCGGCGCACTGGACACGCGCATCGGCGGGCGCGAGGCCAAGGGCATCAGTGGCGGGCAGAGGAAGCGCCTCAGCATCTGCCTCGAGATCCTCACGCGGCCGCGGCTGCTCTTCCTGGACGAGCCCACCAGCGGGGTCGACAGCGCCGCCTCGTACCATGTGATGAGCCGcatcgccggcctcgccgccacgGAGGGGATGACCATCGTCGCCGTCGTGCACCAGCCCTGCAGCGAGGTGTTCGAGCTCTTCCATGGCCTCtgcttgctcgccgccggccagacTATCTACTTTGGCCCGGCCGCCAACGCCGCTGAG TTCTTCACATCAAACGGCTACCCTTGCCCACCAATGAGAAATCCTTCAGATCATTTCTTGAGGACAATCAACAGAGACTTTGAATTG GAAAGTGAAGAAACAAGAACAGTATACAAGCCATCTGCAGCAGATGAAGCAATAGAAACTTTGGTAAATGCCTACAAATCCTCCAATACTTCAGAAAATGCCAAAAAGGAAATGCATGACATAAATGAAATG GGCGGAGTGATGCTCAGAAGAAACCAAGCCACTTTCCTTACCAAGGTGCTTGTACTCACTAGAAGATCGTTTGTGAACATGTACCGGGACGTTGGATATTACTGGTTGCGACTTGGCATCTATATTTCCATAAGTTTATGCCTTGGTACCATATTTTACAATTTTGGCTATGGATACGATTCTATTCGT TCTAGATCATCAATGCTAATGTTCACCGGTGGCCTTCTGACCTTGATGGCAATTGGAGGATTCCCTTCATTTGTGGAGGAAATGAAG ATATTCAGGAGAGAGAGGCTAAATGGACACTATGGTGTTTCAGAGTTTGTGATCTCCAATTGGCTGTCAGCCACACCATATCTCATACTTATCGCTGTAGTACCTGGTGCAATAGCTTACTATCTGTCTGGTCTGAAGAGACGAGTAGACCATTTCATGTACTTTACGCTTGTGCTTTGTTCATGCACAATGCTTGTTGAAGGCCTTATGATGATCGTAGCTGCTATCGTGCCAGATTTTCTTATGGGCGTCATCACAGGTGCAGGGATACAAGGTATCATGATGCTCAACTGTGGATTCTTCCAAACACCTAGTAAGCTGCCAAAAATAGTATGGAAATACCCAATGTTCTACATTTCTTTCCAGAAGTATGCACTCCAAGGATTTTACAAGAATGAGTTCTTGGGTTTGGTGCTCGAAAATAACCCAGGAGTTGGAGATAAAACAATAACTGGTGAGCAAGTTCTCAGTAAATTATTTGAAACAGAAATGGGGCACTCAAAATGGGTGGACTTTGCAGTGTTATGTGGAATGATTGTAGCATACAGGCTGCTCTTTGTAATCATTATTAAGGTTGTGGACAAGCTAAAGCCCATGTTTAAGGGTGAAACATTTAGGTGCCAAGCTTAA
- the LOC120668748 gene encoding ABC transporter G family member 1-like isoform X3 encodes MATSPLPRWAPTPSPSRPLWGPSSAAAASGSSSRLLSPFRAMLEALLRRRSAPTGEAPPPAPPAVDAEAAGAGVGGGIHAGFDGIITDRHPEDDGWREDIRRRDGGGVFITWEDVWVTAVDGRGRTAAILQGVSGSARPGEVLAIMGPSGCGKTTLLDTLAGRLHTNLRSKGDILINGRRQKLAFGTSAYVTQENVLMATLTVREAIYYSAQIQLPDTMPVAEKLARAGDTIQEMGLTGALDTRIGGREAKGISGGQRKRLSICLEILTRPRLLFLDEPTSGVDSAASYHVMSRIAGLAATEGMTIVAVVHQPCSEVFELFHGLCLLAAGQTIYFGPAANAAEFFTSNGYPCPPMRNPSDHFLRTINRDFELESEETRTVYKPSAADEAIETLVNAYKSSNTSENAKKEMHDINEMGGVMLRRNQATFLTKVLVLTRRSFVNMYRDVGYYWLRLGIYISISLCLGTIFYNFGYGYDSIRSRSSMLMFTGGLLTLMAIGGFPSFVEEMKVIFRRERLNGHYGVSEFVISNWLSATPYLILIAVVPGAIAYYLSGLKRRVDHFMYFTLVLCSCTMLVEGLMMIVAAIVPDFLMGVITGAGIQEVCTPRILQE; translated from the exons ATGGCGACCTCGCCGCTGCCACGGTGGGCGCCGACGCCCAGCCCGTCGCGGCCTCTGTGGGGTccttcgtccgccgccgccgccagcggcagcagcagccgcttGCTGTCCCCGTTCCGTGCCATGCTCGAAGCCTTATTACGTCGGCGTTCCGCTCCTAcgggggaggcgccgccgccggcgccaccggccGTGGACGCTGAAGCGGCCGGGGCTGGTGTCGGCGGTGGAATTCATGCTGGGTTTGATGGCATTATTACTGATCGTCATCCCGAGGACGACGGCTGGCGGGAGGACATCCGCcgtcgcgacggcggcggcgtgttcaTAACGTGGGAGGACGTGTGGGTGACGGCGGTCGACGGCAGGGGGAGGACCGCCGCCATCCTGCAGGGCGTCAGCGGCAGCGCGCGCCCCGGCGAGGTGCTGGCCATCATGGGCCCCTCTGGCTGCGGCAAGACTACACTGCTCGACACCTTGGCCG GGAGACTACACACGAACCTGAGGAGTAAAGGTGATATTCTCATCAATGGCCGGCGACAGAAGCTCGCCTTCGGAACCTCA GCTTATGTGACGCAAGAGAACGTGCTGATGGCCACCCTCACGGTGCGCGAGGCTATCTACTACTCGGCGCAGATCCAGCTGCCGGACACCATGCCGGTCGCCGAGAagctcgcccgcgccggcgacaCGATCCAGGAGATGGGGCTCACCGGCGCACTGGACACGCGCATCGGCGGGCGCGAGGCCAAGGGCATCAGTGGCGGGCAGAGGAAGCGCCTCAGCATCTGCCTCGAGATCCTCACGCGGCCGCGGCTGCTCTTCCTGGACGAGCCCACCAGCGGGGTCGACAGCGCCGCCTCGTACCATGTGATGAGCCGcatcgccggcctcgccgccacgGAGGGGATGACCATCGTCGCCGTCGTGCACCAGCCCTGCAGCGAGGTGTTCGAGCTCTTCCATGGCCTCtgcttgctcgccgccggccagacTATCTACTTTGGCCCGGCCGCCAACGCCGCTGAG TTCTTCACATCAAACGGCTACCCTTGCCCACCAATGAGAAATCCTTCAGATCATTTCTTGAGGACAATCAACAGAGACTTTGAATTG GAAAGTGAAGAAACAAGAACAGTATACAAGCCATCTGCAGCAGATGAAGCAATAGAAACTTTGGTAAATGCCTACAAATCCTCCAATACTTCAGAAAATGCCAAAAAGGAAATGCATGACATAAATGAAATG GGCGGAGTGATGCTCAGAAGAAACCAAGCCACTTTCCTTACCAAGGTGCTTGTACTCACTAGAAGATCGTTTGTGAACATGTACCGGGACGTTGGATATTACTGGTTGCGACTTGGCATCTATATTTCCATAAGTTTATGCCTTGGTACCATATTTTACAATTTTGGCTATGGATACGATTCTATTCGT TCTAGATCATCAATGCTAATGTTCACCGGTGGCCTTCTGACCTTGATGGCAATTGGAGGATTCCCTTCATTTGTGGAGGAAATGAAGGTA ATATTCAGGAGAGAGAGGCTAAATGGACACTATGGTGTTTCAGAGTTTGTGATCTCCAATTGGCTGTCAGCCACACCATATCTCATACTTATCGCTGTAGTACCTGGTGCAATAGCTTACTATCTGTCTGGTCTGAAGAGACGAGTAGACCATTTCATGTACTTTACGCTTGTGCTTTGTTCATGCACAATGCTTGTTGAAGGCCTTATGATGATCGTAGCTGCTATCGTGCCAGATTTTCTTATGGGCGTCATCACAGGTGCAGGGATACAAG AAGTATGCACTCCAAGGATTTTACAAGAATGA
- the LOC120668748 gene encoding ABC transporter G family member 1-like isoform X4, with product MATSPLPRWAPTPSPSRPLWGPSSAAAASGSSSRLLSPFRAMLEALLRRRSAPTGEAPPPAPPAVDAEAAGAGVGGGIHAGFDGIITDRHPEDDGWREDIRRRDGGGVFITWEDVWVTAVDGRGRTAAILQGVSGSARPGEVLAIMGPSGCGKTTLLDTLAGRLHTNLRSKGDILINGRRQKLAFGTSAYVTQENVLMATLTVREAIYYSAQIQLPDTMPVAEKLARAGDTIQEMGLTGALDTRIGGREAKGISGGQRKRLSICLEILTRPRLLFLDEPTSGVDSAASYHVMSRIAGLAATEGMTIVAVVHQPCSEVFELFHGLCLLAAGQTIYFGPAANAAEFFTSNGYPCPPMRNPSDHFLRTINRDFELESEETRTVYKPSAADEAIETLVNAYKSSNTSENAKKEMHDINEMGGVMLRRNQATFLTKVLVLTRRSFVNMYRDVGYYWLRLGIYISISLCLGTIFYNFGYGYDSIRSRSSMLMFTGGLLTLMAIGGFPSFVEEMKIFRRERLNGHYGVSEFVISNWLSATPYLILIAVVPGAIAYYLSGLKRRVDHFMYFTLVLCSCTMLVEGLMMIVAAIVPDFLMGVITGAGIQEVCTPRILQE from the exons ATGGCGACCTCGCCGCTGCCACGGTGGGCGCCGACGCCCAGCCCGTCGCGGCCTCTGTGGGGTccttcgtccgccgccgccgccagcggcagcagcagccgcttGCTGTCCCCGTTCCGTGCCATGCTCGAAGCCTTATTACGTCGGCGTTCCGCTCCTAcgggggaggcgccgccgccggcgccaccggccGTGGACGCTGAAGCGGCCGGGGCTGGTGTCGGCGGTGGAATTCATGCTGGGTTTGATGGCATTATTACTGATCGTCATCCCGAGGACGACGGCTGGCGGGAGGACATCCGCcgtcgcgacggcggcggcgtgttcaTAACGTGGGAGGACGTGTGGGTGACGGCGGTCGACGGCAGGGGGAGGACCGCCGCCATCCTGCAGGGCGTCAGCGGCAGCGCGCGCCCCGGCGAGGTGCTGGCCATCATGGGCCCCTCTGGCTGCGGCAAGACTACACTGCTCGACACCTTGGCCG GGAGACTACACACGAACCTGAGGAGTAAAGGTGATATTCTCATCAATGGCCGGCGACAGAAGCTCGCCTTCGGAACCTCA GCTTATGTGACGCAAGAGAACGTGCTGATGGCCACCCTCACGGTGCGCGAGGCTATCTACTACTCGGCGCAGATCCAGCTGCCGGACACCATGCCGGTCGCCGAGAagctcgcccgcgccggcgacaCGATCCAGGAGATGGGGCTCACCGGCGCACTGGACACGCGCATCGGCGGGCGCGAGGCCAAGGGCATCAGTGGCGGGCAGAGGAAGCGCCTCAGCATCTGCCTCGAGATCCTCACGCGGCCGCGGCTGCTCTTCCTGGACGAGCCCACCAGCGGGGTCGACAGCGCCGCCTCGTACCATGTGATGAGCCGcatcgccggcctcgccgccacgGAGGGGATGACCATCGTCGCCGTCGTGCACCAGCCCTGCAGCGAGGTGTTCGAGCTCTTCCATGGCCTCtgcttgctcgccgccggccagacTATCTACTTTGGCCCGGCCGCCAACGCCGCTGAG TTCTTCACATCAAACGGCTACCCTTGCCCACCAATGAGAAATCCTTCAGATCATTTCTTGAGGACAATCAACAGAGACTTTGAATTG GAAAGTGAAGAAACAAGAACAGTATACAAGCCATCTGCAGCAGATGAAGCAATAGAAACTTTGGTAAATGCCTACAAATCCTCCAATACTTCAGAAAATGCCAAAAAGGAAATGCATGACATAAATGAAATG GGCGGAGTGATGCTCAGAAGAAACCAAGCCACTTTCCTTACCAAGGTGCTTGTACTCACTAGAAGATCGTTTGTGAACATGTACCGGGACGTTGGATATTACTGGTTGCGACTTGGCATCTATATTTCCATAAGTTTATGCCTTGGTACCATATTTTACAATTTTGGCTATGGATACGATTCTATTCGT TCTAGATCATCAATGCTAATGTTCACCGGTGGCCTTCTGACCTTGATGGCAATTGGAGGATTCCCTTCATTTGTGGAGGAAATGAAG ATATTCAGGAGAGAGAGGCTAAATGGACACTATGGTGTTTCAGAGTTTGTGATCTCCAATTGGCTGTCAGCCACACCATATCTCATACTTATCGCTGTAGTACCTGGTGCAATAGCTTACTATCTGTCTGGTCTGAAGAGACGAGTAGACCATTTCATGTACTTTACGCTTGTGCTTTGTTCATGCACAATGCTTGTTGAAGGCCTTATGATGATCGTAGCTGCTATCGTGCCAGATTTTCTTATGGGCGTCATCACAGGTGCAGGGATACAAG AAGTATGCACTCCAAGGATTTTACAAGAATGA
- the LOC120668748 gene encoding ABC transporter G family member 1-like isoform X6 yields the protein MATSPLPRWAPTPSPSRPLWGPSSAAAASGSSSRLLSPFRAMLEALLRRRSAPTGEAPPPAPPAVDAEAAGAGVGGGIHAGFDGIITDRHPEDDGWREDIRRRDGGGVFITWEDVWVTAVDGRGRTAAILQGVSGSARPGEVLAIMGPSGCGKTTLLDTLAGRLHTNLRSKGDILINGRRQKLAFGTSAYVTQENVLMATLTVREAIYYSAQIQLPDTMPVAEKLARAGDTIQEMGLTGALDTRIGGREAKGISGGQRKRLSICLEILTRPRLLFLDEPTSGVDSAASYHVMSRIAGLAATEGMTIVAVVHQPCSEVFELFHGLCLLAAGQTIYFGPAANAAEFFTSNGYPCPPMRNPSDHFLRTINRDFELESEETRTVYKPSAADEAIETLVNAYKSSNTSENAKKEMHDINEMGGVMLRRNQATFLTKVLVLTRRSFVNMYRDVGYYWLRLGIYISISLCLGTIFYNFGYGYDSIRSRSSMLMFTGGLLTLMAIGGFPSFVEEMKEVIT from the exons ATGGCGACCTCGCCGCTGCCACGGTGGGCGCCGACGCCCAGCCCGTCGCGGCCTCTGTGGGGTccttcgtccgccgccgccgccagcggcagcagcagccgcttGCTGTCCCCGTTCCGTGCCATGCTCGAAGCCTTATTACGTCGGCGTTCCGCTCCTAcgggggaggcgccgccgccggcgccaccggccGTGGACGCTGAAGCGGCCGGGGCTGGTGTCGGCGGTGGAATTCATGCTGGGTTTGATGGCATTATTACTGATCGTCATCCCGAGGACGACGGCTGGCGGGAGGACATCCGCcgtcgcgacggcggcggcgtgttcaTAACGTGGGAGGACGTGTGGGTGACGGCGGTCGACGGCAGGGGGAGGACCGCCGCCATCCTGCAGGGCGTCAGCGGCAGCGCGCGCCCCGGCGAGGTGCTGGCCATCATGGGCCCCTCTGGCTGCGGCAAGACTACACTGCTCGACACCTTGGCCG GGAGACTACACACGAACCTGAGGAGTAAAGGTGATATTCTCATCAATGGCCGGCGACAGAAGCTCGCCTTCGGAACCTCA GCTTATGTGACGCAAGAGAACGTGCTGATGGCCACCCTCACGGTGCGCGAGGCTATCTACTACTCGGCGCAGATCCAGCTGCCGGACACCATGCCGGTCGCCGAGAagctcgcccgcgccggcgacaCGATCCAGGAGATGGGGCTCACCGGCGCACTGGACACGCGCATCGGCGGGCGCGAGGCCAAGGGCATCAGTGGCGGGCAGAGGAAGCGCCTCAGCATCTGCCTCGAGATCCTCACGCGGCCGCGGCTGCTCTTCCTGGACGAGCCCACCAGCGGGGTCGACAGCGCCGCCTCGTACCATGTGATGAGCCGcatcgccggcctcgccgccacgGAGGGGATGACCATCGTCGCCGTCGTGCACCAGCCCTGCAGCGAGGTGTTCGAGCTCTTCCATGGCCTCtgcttgctcgccgccggccagacTATCTACTTTGGCCCGGCCGCCAACGCCGCTGAG TTCTTCACATCAAACGGCTACCCTTGCCCACCAATGAGAAATCCTTCAGATCATTTCTTGAGGACAATCAACAGAGACTTTGAATTG GAAAGTGAAGAAACAAGAACAGTATACAAGCCATCTGCAGCAGATGAAGCAATAGAAACTTTGGTAAATGCCTACAAATCCTCCAATACTTCAGAAAATGCCAAAAAGGAAATGCATGACATAAATGAAATG GGCGGAGTGATGCTCAGAAGAAACCAAGCCACTTTCCTTACCAAGGTGCTTGTACTCACTAGAAGATCGTTTGTGAACATGTACCGGGACGTTGGATATTACTGGTTGCGACTTGGCATCTATATTTCCATAAGTTTATGCCTTGGTACCATATTTTACAATTTTGGCTATGGATACGATTCTATTCGT TCTAGATCATCAATGCTAATGTTCACCGGTGGCCTTCTGACCTTGATGGCAATTGGAGGATTCCCTTCATTTGTGGAGGAAATGAAG GAGGTGATTACATAA